CCACTAAAACGGTAGTATTGCTCTATGGTGCCATAGGGAGTGGTAAAACGGAATTGTATATGCATTGGATAGCAGAAATCTTACGAAAACAAAAACAGGTTTTATTCCTATTACCAGAAATAAGCTTGTTAACGCATATGATAGAGCGTATCAAGCCTTTTTTTGAAAAATGGCTGGTCGTCTACCACTCCAAGCAAACTACGGCAGCACGTTTACAAGCATGGGAACGTACCCTACAGGAACCAACTTTGTTGGTTGTGGGAACCCGCTCTGCTCTTTTTATGCCTTTTCAGCAGTTAGGATTGATTATTGTGGACGAAGAGCACGATATGGCTTATAAACATACAGATAGCGCGCCTACCTATCAGGCACGTGATAGCAGCATTATCCTAGCCAAACAGCATCAAGCCAATGTTTTACTTGGCTCTGGGACCCCTTCTATTGAGAGCTATTACAATGCCCAATCTGCTAAATTTGGACTAGTAACATTGAGCCAAAGATTTAGTACATCCACTGCTCCAAAGTTTTTTTTTATTGATCTAAAAAAAGAAAAACAATATAAGACAATGCGTGAAAACTTCTCTTTGACGCTATTAGCTGCGATGCAAGCAAACAGTCAGGAGGGTGGGCAAACCATCATTTTTCACAATCGAAGAGGGTATGCCTGCTATCTTTTATGTGCTGCTTGTGGAGGGGTTCCCTGTTGCCTTACCTGTTCCGTTAGTTTAACCTATCATCAGGAAGTACAGCAGTTAATTTGTCATTATTGTGGCTATACTACCGCTCCTTTTACCATAGCGCCCTGTTGTGGTTCTCGGCAGCTGCATAATAGGGGATTTGGAACGGAGAAGATTGAAGAAACAGTGCAGTTATTTTTCCCAGAACAAAAAATTGTTCGTATGGATTTGGATAGTACCAAAAGTAAAACTGCCTGTCAAGCTCTTTTACAAAAGATTTCTTCTGATCCAACAGCTATGTTAGTGGGAACCCAACTGATCGCCAAAGGGTTAGATTTTGCTCATATACGCCTAGTAGGCGTACTGGATATAGATGGCTTATTACATTTCCCTGACTTCAGGGCTAATGAAAAATGTTTTCAACTGATTACCCAATTGGCAGGTAGAGCAGGCAGACGCGAACACCGCGGTAAGGTTTTTATTCAAACTGCCCAACCACACCACCCTTTGTTCCGCTACCTAGCTGATGGAAATTACCAAGGTATGTACCAAACTGAATTAGCAGAAAGAGAGAAATTTCTATACCCCCCCTATGTTAAATTAATAAAAGTAACCTTACGTTGTACCAATGAAACTACCCTACAGTTGGGGGCAATGGAACTTAAAAAAATGTTACAAGCAAAGCTTGGCCCTACCGTAATAGGTCCACAGCAACCCTTGGTCGGGAAGGTTAAAAGTTTTTTTCTGTTGGATTTTTTTGTGAAAATAGAAAATAAATATTTACCCCATTTACCAATAAGAAAAGCAATGCTACAAACAGCGTGCCAACAACTTATCAAGCAAAAATTATTCAGTAAAATTCAGTTGCTATTGGATGTGGATCCCATGTAAGCGCTCCCCTCTCACTTGGCTAGAGGAGAAGCTCAGTATACCTATTGTTTTGCTCCCTGCCAAGCCCATCTGGCACTAAAAGCTATTCTCTTGCTTTTCCTATTCCTAAATGGCAAGGGGGCAATGGTAAGCATGTACAATTGGTTGTAAAAACGTAATTTTATGTAAAAAAGTGTACTATTTTTTGGTTGTTAGGAATCCTTAGCTTATTTTTAAGAGGTTTTCTAGGTCAAAGCAATTTATGTTAAAATTAGAAAAATTTAGATACCGCATTTTAGGTATGGTTCTGTGTGCAAAATAGGATAGCTTGTGCTTTTCTATTAACTTTATTTATATAATATATAAAAAGTAGGGGCCTGTAGCTCAGCTGGTTAGAGTGCTACACTGATAATGTAGAGGTCCGTGGTTCAAGTCCACGCAGGCCCACTTTTATTTGATTAATGCTATATAAATTACTAAAGATGAGTCGTTTTTTTAAGCAGGTTTGTACCATTGCTATAGGTTGCTTTATGGCTTTAATGGGCCTATGTTTATTGATGGTGTATGTGTTTTCATTCGCAATAGGTACGGATAAGAAA
Above is a window of Candidatus Cardinium hertigii DNA encoding:
- the priA gene encoding replication restart helicase PriA, which codes for MVGHRSAFADVMLPLPLKVLTYRVPPPYQNSLKVGSGVLVPLRSGKILFAIVTKLHNIIPDYTTRSLLAVVYAQPLCSKPQLAFLTWLADYYLATVGKVLSIGLPKSLYLPHNIIFTATPALDIKTTAAGAKNILTALQRHPHSYPALTKLVGKEAHKAIIHCLAEGWIKATVARTIADKSTASIPPLFAAALQPLTILTTMQKKTFTAIQSQFATKTVVLLYGAIGSGKTELYMHWIAEILRKQKQVLFLLPEISLLTHMIERIKPFFEKWLVVYHSKQTTAARLQAWERTLQEPTLLVVGTRSALFMPFQQLGLIIVDEEHDMAYKHTDSAPTYQARDSSIILAKQHQANVLLGSGTPSIESYYNAQSAKFGLVTLSQRFSTSTAPKFFFIDLKKEKQYKTMRENFSLTLLAAMQANSQEGGQTIIFHNRRGYACYLLCAACGGVPCCLTCSVSLTYHQEVQQLICHYCGYTTAPFTIAPCCGSRQLHNRGFGTEKIEETVQLFFPEQKIVRMDLDSTKSKTACQALLQKISSDPTAMLVGTQLIAKGLDFAHIRLVGVLDIDGLLHFPDFRANEKCFQLITQLAGRAGRREHRGKVFIQTAQPHHPLFRYLADGNYQGMYQTELAEREKFLYPPYVKLIKVTLRCTNETTLQLGAMELKKMLQAKLGPTVIGPQQPLVGKVKSFFLLDFFVKIENKYLPHLPIRKAMLQTACQQLIKQKLFSKIQLLLDVDPM